In one window of Littorina saxatilis isolate snail1 linkage group LG11, US_GU_Lsax_2.0, whole genome shotgun sequence DNA:
- the LOC138979548 gene encoding uncharacterized protein produces MSYAKSLLDRTNTGAHLTSSQAECERATDDLRPLGQGRMCQVIWDGWLCWPQTLAGAVIKQPCPDIYQYNIHQFAYRRCMLNGTWYGSGADSLSPENQGWSDYSLCVLPSLTTGSAFPFGGSDVTDAGYDATSGNDDSSGSLGSLETFPVAQSFSTANTNVTLPTDDVIGSVLHGVSAVCLLLALVTWVTLRLTDRLVTRRYLVLIATIVVSFLFHTIVLTSRLRALALVLGETSGTHTHRPSPSFSPNVETTYRPPGLEFTTPFTVQSATTFLNAGDQFRFYDPYAETFKMAASTNGRHSGNSDETGFLSDGPGPARSKYVNKFRRAAKKRRNEKEQDSSEKKNSGKKRKRNRKGRKSKKGGNKDKKRIVAETAKTPANDDDDSWVTLCQVGRAFYLLTDLCVFSFLLSVSLYYTLVVLGNELTFNRLVTMFLLGLGLPVLFVTFTILLYTFLATETGFGSSCTVDELGDEFHWAVTGPKFICIVLSLCLMTVSTYGFWRLHVPALNASSETFYARQGVLKTLALLLCFSQAELFWLVTEYQKIYGWVTSPYVIYASTAVYGTKGCVMAFLFCFVDKEVLHGTCCAPSYSDGEPWLRAAGPDTSPRGGGGGGRERGGGGGGGGGGGMEGAGGRRWRERTDDGSGVNDFEMDDVPQWGHHYGKPYHDVIGSMDFGEKV; encoded by the exons ATGAGCTACGCTAAGAGTCTGCTGGACAGAACCAACACCGGTGCCCACTTGACCTCCAGCCAGGCCGAATGTGAAAGGGCAACCGATGACCTTCGACCCTTGGGTCAAGGTCGGATGTGTCAGGTCATCTGGGACGGGTGGCTGTGTTGGCCTCAGACGTTAGCGGGCGCTGTGATCAAGCAACCGTGCCCGGACATCTATCAGTATAATATTCATCAG TTTGCCTATCGAAGATGCATGCTGAACGGCACATGGTACGGCAGCGGGGCGGATAGTTTGAGTCCCGAGAACCAAGGGTGGAGTGACTACAGTTTGTGCGTTCTACCGTCTCTCACCACCGGCTCCGCCTTCCCTTTtggcggaagtgacgtcactGACGCCGGATATGACGCAACGTCAGGAAACGATGATAGTTCCGGAAGCCTTGGGTCGCTGGAAACGTTTCCAG TGGCTCAGTCTTTCAGCACCGCAAACACAAACGTCACATTGCCCACAGATGACGTCATAGGATCTGTACTTCACGGTGTCTCTGCGGTATGTCTACTACTGGCTCTGGTGACGTGGGTGACACTGAGGTTGACGGATCGCCTGGTGACTCGCAG ATACCTGGTGCTGATTGCCACAATCGTCGTCTCATTTCTCTTTCACACCATCGTCCTCACCAGTCGTCTGCGCGCCCTGGCTCTTGTCTTGGGTGAGACATCGGGGACCCACACTCATCGACCTTCCCCTTCATTCTCGCCCAATGTCGAGACCACTTACCGCCCGCCTGGTTTAGAGTTCACCACGCCATTTACTGTGCAGAGTGCCACGACGTTTTTGAACGCAGGGGATCAATTCAGGTTTTACGACCCGTACGCTGAAACGTTCAAGATGGCTGCCTCAACAAACGGAAGACATTCGGGGAACTCTGACGAGACCGGTTTCTTGAGTGATGGACCCGGACCCGCCCGCTCAAAATATGTGAACAAATTTCGGAGGGCAGCAAAGAAACGACGAAACGAGAAAGAACAGGATTCGTCCGAGAAAAAGAACTCCggcaagaaaagaaaacgcaATAGAAAGGGACGTAAGTCCAAGAAGGGAGGgaacaaagacaaaaaaagaatcGTCGCCGAAACCGCAAAGACTCCCgcgaatgatgatgatgattcgtGGGTCACGCTGTGTCAGGTGGGCCGAGCTTTTTACCTGTTGACGGACTTGTGCGTCTTCTCTTTCCTCTTGTCCGTGTCGCTGTACTACACCCTGGTGGTGCTAGGCAACGAGCTGACCTTCAACCGGCTGGTCACCATGTTTCTTTTGGGGCTGGGGCTGCCGGTACTCTTCGTCACCTTCACCATTCTCCTCTACACCTTCCTGGCCACGGAAACCGGTTTCGGTTCCTCCTGCACCGTGGACGAGCTGGGCGACGAGTTTCATTGGGCCGTGACGGGGCCCAAGTTCATCTGCATCGTGTTATCGCTGTGCCTCATGACGGTGTCCACGTACGGGTTCTGGAGGCTCCACGTCCCTGCCCTCAACGCTTCCTCGGAGACGTTCTACGCTAGGCAGGGCGTGCTGAAAACCCTCGCTCTCTTGCTCTGCTTCTCGCAGGCAGAGCTGTTCTGGCTTGTGACGGAGTACCAGAAGATTTACGGGTGGGTGACGTCACCTTACGTCATCTACGCCTCCACGGCCGTTTACGGGACCAAGGGATGCGTGATGGCTTTCCTGTTCTGTTTCGTGGACAAAGAAGTTCTACACGGCACATGCTGTGCGCCGTCTTACAGCGATGGAGAGCCGTGGCTGAGAGCGGCAGGTCCGGACACCTCCccaagaggaggaggaggaggaggaagagagagaggaggaggaggaggaggaggaggaggaggaggaatggAGGGAGCCGGAGGAAGGAGGTGGAGGGAGAGGACTGATGACGGAAGCGGAGTCAACGACTTTGAGATGGATGACGTACCGCAGTGGGGCCATCATTACGGCAAGCCTTACCATGACGTCATTGGTTCCATGGACTTTGGCGAGAAGGTGTGA